In the genome of Fulvivirga maritima, one region contains:
- a CDS encoding transketolase-like TK C-terminal-containing protein, producing MSLTIKKKFSLEEIKDYRDKLEIPLTDEKLKDYPFYRFEEDSDEVKYIKQRRKNLLGQLPNREVMDYDFKMPSAKIFKSFDSGSGEKEATTNGAFMQLLSSLLKDKNTTDHIVPIIPDESRTLGLDALFGNVGIYNPKGQQYDPVDGGSLLQYNEKKKGVILEEGITEAGAISTFIAAGTHHNAEKLYTIPFFMFYSMFGFQRISDLIWAALDARTRGFMIGGIAGRTSLSGEGLQHQDGQGHLFALAFPHLEAYDPAFAYETSAIIKKGIQRMYQKKEDLIYYITVNNDSYPMPRKPSGVDQGIIDGLYCYKEAKKNKSKNKVVNLLGSGAIMKEVLAAAEILEDEFEIPVSIWSVTSYKKLYDNARDSARMNNIEGKKEQSLTESAFSKNDICIAATDYVKALPLSISSWMPENYTVLGTDGFGLSDTVNELRHHFEVDAIHIAWTALHALYNTGDLNKKVLNRFKDQYKIKKGKNNPTEY from the coding sequence ATGTCACTCACAATAAAAAAGAAATTTTCACTAGAAGAAATAAAAGATTATAGAGATAAGCTAGAAATACCACTTACCGATGAGAAATTGAAGGACTACCCTTTCTATCGTTTTGAAGAAGACAGTGATGAAGTAAAATACATCAAGCAAAGAAGGAAAAATCTCTTAGGCCAATTACCCAATAGAGAAGTAATGGACTATGACTTTAAAATGCCTTCTGCCAAAATATTCAAGTCATTTGACAGCGGATCAGGCGAGAAAGAGGCCACTACCAATGGTGCTTTTATGCAACTTCTCTCCTCTTTGCTAAAAGATAAAAACACGACAGATCATATAGTACCCATCATTCCAGATGAGTCGCGGACTCTAGGATTAGACGCGCTTTTTGGCAATGTAGGAATATACAACCCCAAGGGGCAGCAATATGATCCTGTAGACGGAGGCAGCCTTCTTCAATATAATGAAAAGAAAAAAGGCGTGATATTAGAAGAAGGAATAACCGAAGCGGGAGCCATATCTACTTTTATAGCGGCTGGCACTCACCATAATGCAGAAAAGCTGTATACCATTCCGTTTTTTATGTTTTATAGTATGTTTGGCTTTCAGCGAATAAGTGATCTCATTTGGGCCGCTTTAGATGCCCGCACCAGAGGTTTCATGATTGGTGGTATTGCTGGTAGAACTTCCCTATCAGGTGAAGGACTTCAGCATCAAGATGGACAAGGACATCTCTTTGCGCTCGCCTTTCCTCATTTAGAGGCCTATGATCCTGCTTTTGCTTATGAAACTTCCGCCATCATAAAAAAGGGAATTCAACGGATGTATCAGAAGAAAGAAGACCTGATCTATTACATCACCGTCAATAATGACAGCTATCCCATGCCCAGAAAGCCATCAGGAGTAGATCAGGGCATTATAGATGGACTTTATTGCTACAAAGAAGCCAAGAAAAACAAGAGTAAAAACAAGGTAGTGAATCTCCTAGGTAGTGGAGCCATCATGAAAGAAGTACTGGCTGCAGCTGAAATTTTAGAAGATGAATTTGAAATACCAGTGTCTATATGGAGTGTTACTAGCTACAAAAAGCTATATGACAATGCTCGAGACAGCGCTCGTATGAATAATATAGAAGGTAAAAAAGAACAATCTCTTACAGAATCAGCCTTTTCTAAAAATGATATCTGCATTGCTGCTACTGATTATGTGAAAGCGTTACCCCTATCCATTTCAAGTTGGATGCCTGAAAATTACACAGTACTAGGAACCGATGGCTTTGGCCTGAGTGATACTGTTAACGAGCTACGCCACCATTTTGAGGTCGATGCCATACACATCGCCTGGACCGCTTTGCATGCGCTTTATAACACAGGCGACCTTAACAAGAAGGTCCTTAACCGCTTCAAAGATCAATACAAAATCAAAAAAGGTAAAAACAACCCCACAGAATATTAA